The Cloacibacillus sp. genomic sequence TGGAAAGCGAACTTGGAAAAGGCAGCCGTTTCACGGTGAGGATACCAAAGATAACGATGAGCGAGGAGGAACGGTAACGGATGATGATAAAAAAACTGGCGGCTTCGCTTGCGGCGCTTGCGCTTTTTTTGAGCGCGGGGGCTGGGCACGCTGCGCCGCTTACAATAGATGAATGTCTTGCCATGGCGATGGAAAAAAATCCGAGCCTCACGGCGGCGCGTGAAAAGGTAAATTCGCAGCGCGCGACGATAGGACAGGCGGCCTCGACCGGTCGTCCTCAGCTTTCAGCGGGAAGCTCCTACACGCGCGGCGGCACAGGTGCGAGCGCCGACAATAACTCCGGCAGCTACTCCACCGGCGTCAAGGCCGAACAGTCGATAACGGACTGGGGACGCCGCGACGCAAAAGTCAGGGGCGCGCAGCTTTCAACGGAGGCGGCGTCGCATGATTATTATTCAACGCGTGAGACGGTAATAGAGAACGTATACGCGGCCTACTACGGTTTGAACCGTTCGGTGCGCGAGAACGCGGTGGCCAAGAGCCGCTACGACAATTTTGCAAAGCGCCTTAAATGGGCCAAGGCCTACTACGAAGTGGGCACAAAACCTAAAATAGAGGTTACGAAGGCGGAGGCTGACCTCGCCGCGTCAAAGCTGGCGATAGTAAAAAGTCAGGCGGCGGCGGAGCAGTACAAGGCGCAGCTTGCCGACGCGATGGGCGTTCCCGCCCTTGCCATCGCCGAAGTGACCGACATAATAGATTACGAAGATTGGAACATCGGCTTTGAGGCGGCGATGGCCCGCGCAATGAAGGAGCGCCCTGAACTGCTTGCGAAGCAAAAACGCGTGGAGTACGCCGGCACGAACCTCACGGTGCAGATGAAGGGTCTTTCTCCGTCGTTGTCCGCCTCGGCCGGTTACGACGTATACGGATCTTCTCCGGTGGAAAACAACGAATGGAGCACTAAGCTGTCGCTCACGGTGCCGCTTTCTGACGGCGGCCTCACCAAAAGCAAAACGGAACAGGCAAGAGCCGACCTGCGCACGGCGCAGGCGGAGCTTCAAAGCCTTACGAACACCGTAACGCTTGAGATACGTCAGGCGCTCGCCGCGCTTGCCGAAGCAAAAGAGGCGCTCGCATCATCGTTGGAGGCGGAGCGCAGCGCAAAGGCGACGCTCGACCTCGCTGAAGGCCGCTACGCCGCCGGTGTAGGCAGCAACCTTGAAATTTCAGACGCCATAGACAGCTACGCGCTCGCGCGCTCAAACACAGTGCTTGCGCTCTACAGCTGCAAGACGGCGCGGCTAGGCGTCGAAAAGGCCATGGGAGGACTTAAATATGGAGAATAAACGCAGAGGCGGCCTTAAATATAAATTCGCGGCCATAGCCGCCGTCATAGCGATAGCCGCATCCGCCGGCTATTATTACATCTCAAACATAGAGAACGAGATCAAATACAAGACGGCTGCTGCGGCCAAGATGGACATCCGCTCTTCAATACAGGCGACGGGGACTTTGAGCCCGGTCGAGACGGTTGACGTTGGAACGCAGATATCTGGCACCATAAAAGAACTTTACTTTGACTACAACAGCCGCGTAAAGGCGGGAGAGCTTATAGCGGTCATAGACAACGCCGCGCAGAAGGCGGAGGTGGCGCAGGCTGCAGCAAGCGTCGCCTCCGCGCGCGCGGACGCCGCGAACAGTCAGGCGGCGCTTGACGTAGCCGCGAAAAATCTTGCGCGCACACGCGAGCTTGCGAAGCGCGACCTCATAGCTAAGGCAGACGTAGACGCCGACACCAGCACATGGCTCAAGGCGAAGGCGTCGCTTGCCGCCTCATACGCGAAGGTTGACCAGTACAGAGCTACGCTCGACAAGGCTCAGATAAATCTCAACTACACAAAAATATATTCTCCGGTAGACGGCGTAGTAGTCGCGAAAAACGTGGAGGAGGGCCAGACCGTGGCGGCGAGCTATCAGACGCCCTCCATAGCGGAGATTGCGCGCGACCTGACGCAGATGCAGGTAGAGGTCAAGGTGGACGAAGCTGATATCGGAGGCGTCCACGAAGGGCAGAAGGCCGTGTTCAACGTAGACACCTTCCCTAACGACAGCTTCACCGGCAAAGTGACGCAGGTGCGTCTGTCGCCCTCCACCTCGGACAACGTCGTCACCTACACCGTCATCGTCAAAGTATCAAACCCCGACGGCAGGCTGCTGCCCGGCATGACGGCAAATGTTTCGCTGATTTTAGAAACGCGCGACGACGTGCTTGCCGTGCCAAACAGCGCCTTCCGCTTCAAACCTCCGGCAAAAAGCGGCGGCGCCGATATGGGCCCCGGCCCGGGAGGCCCCGGCGGCAGAAAAGAGAATGTGGCCGCCGCATCGAAGCCGTCAGTCTATCTGCTTGACAAAAAGGGCAAGCCGGTGAGGACTGAGGTCAAAAAGGGCATCACGGACGGACAGTATACCGAGATAGTCTCAGGTTTAAAAGAGGGCGACAGAGTCGTCACAGGCATAATCGTCAAAAAAGAGGAAAAATAGATGGCGCTTGTCGAGCTGAAAAATATAAAAAAAAGTTTTTCGCTGGGAGGCTGCGACGTCGAGATACTGCACGGAGTCGACCTCAAAGTGGACGCGGGAGAGTTCGTCGCCATGATG encodes the following:
- a CDS encoding TolC family protein; amino-acid sequence: MMIKKLAASLAALALFLSAGAGHAAPLTIDECLAMAMEKNPSLTAAREKVNSQRATIGQAASTGRPQLSAGSSYTRGGTGASADNNSGSYSTGVKAEQSITDWGRRDAKVRGAQLSTEAASHDYYSTRETVIENVYAAYYGLNRSVRENAVAKSRYDNFAKRLKWAKAYYEVGTKPKIEVTKAEADLAASKLAIVKSQAAAEQYKAQLADAMGVPALAIAEVTDIIDYEDWNIGFEAAMARAMKERPELLAKQKRVEYAGTNLTVQMKGLSPSLSASAGYDVYGSSPVENNEWSTKLSLTVPLSDGGLTKSKTEQARADLRTAQAELQSLTNTVTLEIRQALAALAEAKEALASSLEAERSAKATLDLAEGRYAAGVGSNLEISDAIDSYALARSNTVLALYSCKTARLGVEKAMGGLKYGE
- a CDS encoding efflux RND transporter periplasmic adaptor subunit — its product is MENKRRGGLKYKFAAIAAVIAIAASAGYYYISNIENEIKYKTAAAAKMDIRSSIQATGTLSPVETVDVGTQISGTIKELYFDYNSRVKAGELIAVIDNAAQKAEVAQAAASVASARADAANSQAALDVAAKNLARTRELAKRDLIAKADVDADTSTWLKAKASLAASYAKVDQYRATLDKAQINLNYTKIYSPVDGVVVAKNVEEGQTVAASYQTPSIAEIARDLTQMQVEVKVDEADIGGVHEGQKAVFNVDTFPNDSFTGKVTQVRLSPSTSDNVVTYTVIVKVSNPDGRLLPGMTANVSLILETRDDVLAVPNSAFRFKPPAKSGGADMGPGPGGPGGRKENVAAASKPSVYLLDKKGKPVRTEVKKGITDGQYTEIVSGLKEGDRVVTGIIVKKEEK